Proteins encoded in a region of the Flavobacterium sp. MDT1-60 genome:
- a CDS encoding RNA polymerase sigma factor has translation MSQEELLVLIYKKDERAFTHLYDMYSKSLYSVIHVLIKNREESEDVLQEVFVKIWKNIDSYNESKGRFYTWILNIARNTSIDKLRSKNFNNSQKNLSSDNFVNLLDDSNKLLNKIDTIGIQEFVKKLKPKCIEIIDLLFFKGYTQQEASEELAMPLGTIKTQNRNCINDLRNYLKI, from the coding sequence ATGAGTCAAGAAGAATTATTAGTTTTGATCTACAAGAAAGACGAAAGAGCTTTTACCCACTTGTATGATATGTATTCCAAAAGTTTGTATTCGGTCATCCATGTCTTGATAAAAAACAGGGAAGAATCCGAAGATGTTTTGCAGGAAGTTTTTGTCAAAATCTGGAAAAATATCGATTCATATAATGAAAGCAAAGGGCGATTTTATACGTGGATCCTTAATATTGCCCGAAATACCTCTATAGATAAATTAAGATCTAAAAATTTTAATAACAGCCAAAAAAACCTTTCATCAGATAATTTCGTAAATCTGTTAGACGACAGTAACAAACTGCTTAATAAAATTGATACCATTGGGATTCAGGAATTTGTCAAAAAACTGAAACCAAAATGTATCGAAATTATTGATTTGTTATTTTTTAAAGGATATACCCAACAAGAAGCTTCAGAAGAATTGGCAATGCCACTGGGAACTATCAAAACGCAAAACAGAAACTGTATTAACGATTTACGTAATTATTTAAAAATATAA
- a CDS encoding glutathione peroxidase, giving the protein MNKIAFLVCSAVFLMAAQLQAQTSINKSKTEKVMEKQTIYQFKVEDLSGNTFDFASLKGKKIMIVNTASKCGLTPQYKDLEAVYKEYKDKGFVIVGFPANNFASQEPGTNEEIQTFCQQNYGVTFPMMDKVSVKGDDMCEVYKFLTQKSKNGLQDSEVEWNFQKYLINEKGELVKVIKPKTLVTEPEVINWIKS; this is encoded by the coding sequence ATGAATAAAATAGCATTTTTAGTTTGTAGTGCAGTCTTTTTAATGGCAGCACAACTTCAGGCTCAAACAAGTATCAATAAATCTAAAACAGAAAAAGTTATGGAAAAACAAACCATCTATCAATTTAAAGTTGAAGATTTATCAGGAAATACTTTTGATTTTGCATCTCTAAAAGGAAAAAAAATCATGATTGTAAACACCGCTTCAAAATGTGGATTAACGCCTCAATACAAAGATCTTGAAGCAGTTTACAAAGAATATAAAGATAAAGGTTTTGTAATTGTTGGTTTTCCGGCAAATAATTTTGCATCTCAGGAACCAGGTACCAATGAAGAAATCCAAACGTTCTGCCAGCAAAATTACGGTGTAACTTTTCCTATGATGGACAAAGTGTCGGTAAAAGGCGATGATATGTGTGAGGTTTATAAATTCTTAACACAAAAATCTAAAAACGGTTTACAGGATTCTGAAGTGGAATGGAACTTCCAAAAATACTTAATCAATGAAAAAGGTGAACTCGTAAAAGTGATCAAACCAAAAACACTAGTTACAGAACCAGAAGTAATCAATTGGATTAAAAGTTAA
- a CDS encoding GNAT family N-acetyltransferase — MNLTLRPATVNDLEKILDIVNYSILHTTANYNYDIQTLDVQTKWFEDKTAKNLPIVVADLDGEVVGFGSYGQFREKIGYQYTVEHSVYVVDHVIGKGIGSQLLTELIRLAKEQGYHVMIGAIDADNAGSIAFHEKFGFVVTGTIREVGYKFDHWLDLVFMQLILV; from the coding sequence ATGAACCTTACTCTTAGACCTGCAACAGTAAATGATTTAGAAAAAATTCTGGACATTGTAAACTATTCTATTTTGCACACGACGGCAAATTATAATTATGACATTCAGACCCTTGATGTGCAAACAAAATGGTTTGAAGATAAAACTGCAAAAAATCTTCCTATTGTGGTTGCTGATTTAGATGGCGAAGTGGTCGGTTTTGGAAGTTATGGACAGTTTCGCGAAAAAATTGGTTATCAATATACAGTGGAGCATTCGGTTTATGTAGTGGATCATGTAATAGGAAAAGGCATTGGCTCTCAATTATTGACCGAATTAATTCGATTGGCTAAAGAACAAGGATACCATGTTATGATTGGTGCTATTGATGCCGATAATGCGGGTAGTATTGCTTTTCATGAAAAGTTTGGATTTGTAGTTACAGGAACGATTCGCGAAGTGGGTTACAAATTTGATCACTGGCTTGATTTGGTTTTTATGCAGTTGATACTTGTTTAA
- a CDS encoding thioredoxin fold domain-containing protein, with the protein MQTIKSQNQFVPDDTPYEKALETTKTEGKPLFIMLYAEWCPHCNQMKKEVFSDPNVMNFLKENYVCIWKNIEKEEGLALKNKYNTKSLPTFLFLDSNETLLYVLKGEMKTAEFMTEIKYALNSRMQLPYLEKEFLSDPSNSTKFFTYLNTLKKGKDRTDLSVPTHIYLKTQSDAQLVSETNWRIIANGVTDINSREFQYVLKHQKEFAAVASQSRVDRKTESIVTELLRPLVDNLDTVNYYKKREVAKSIRLQKTDSLVFKFDLTLAERTEKWQFYKKVTLENTQKLVWNDASFLKDIGQTYLKHINDTESLKKSILWVKHSLELNDSYDGNLLVARLYNKIKDKKSALQYANDAKVICTEMTWNTKEVDTLLAELNTK; encoded by the coding sequence ATGCAAACCATAAAGTCACAAAATCAATTTGTTCCTGACGATACGCCTTATGAAAAAGCTTTAGAAACCACAAAAACAGAAGGAAAACCACTTTTTATAATGCTTTATGCCGAATGGTGCCCTCATTGTAATCAGATGAAAAAAGAAGTTTTTAGTGATCCAAATGTGATGAATTTTTTAAAGGAAAACTATGTTTGCATCTGGAAAAATATCGAGAAAGAAGAAGGATTGGCGCTTAAAAATAAATACAATACCAAATCACTACCTACTTTTTTGTTTTTAGATTCTAATGAAACACTTTTATATGTGTTGAAAGGCGAAATGAAAACCGCCGAGTTTATGACAGAAATAAAATACGCCTTGAATTCAAGAATGCAATTGCCTTATTTAGAGAAAGAATTCCTTTCTGACCCAAGTAATTCTACCAAGTTTTTTACTTATTTGAATACTCTAAAAAAGGGAAAAGACCGAACGGATTTATCTGTTCCAACGCATATTTATCTAAAAACACAATCTGATGCACAATTGGTTAGTGAAACCAATTGGAGAATCATCGCGAATGGCGTGACGGATATTAATTCGAGAGAATTTCAATACGTTTTAAAACACCAGAAAGAGTTTGCTGCTGTGGCTTCGCAGAGTCGTGTAGATCGTAAAACAGAAAGTATTGTAACCGAATTGCTTCGCCCTTTAGTTGATAATTTAGATACTGTAAATTACTATAAAAAAAGGGAAGTTGCCAAATCTATTCGATTGCAAAAAACAGATTCTTTGGTTTTCAAATTTGATTTGACTCTGGCTGAAAGAACCGAAAAATGGCAGTTTTATAAAAAAGTGACGCTAGAGAACACACAGAAATTAGTTTGGAATGATGCCAGTTTTTTGAAAGATATCGGGCAAACTTATTTGAAACATATTAACGATACAGAAAGCCTAAAAAAATCTATTTTATGGGTAAAACATTCTTTAGAATTAAATGATTCTTACGACGGAAATTTGCTCGTCGCAAGGCTTTACAATAAAATTAAAGACAAAAAATCAGCTTTACAATATGCTAATGATGCCAAAGTCATTTGTACAGAAATGACCTGGAATACTAAAGAAGTTGATACATTGTTAGCAGAATTGAACACTAAATAA
- the menD gene encoding 2-succinyl-5-enolpyruvyl-6-hydroxy-3-cyclohexene-1-carboxylic-acid synthase: protein MIYPKIPLAQSIIEICLAKGITNIIISPGSRNAPLTIGFAQNPNFTCYSIADERCAAFFALGIAQQTKKPTAIVCTSGSALLNYYPAVAEAFYSQIPLIIISADRPQSKIDIGDGQTIRQENVFQNHSVFNANLTEETSEVNDLKINKAIETAILQKGPVHINAPFEEPLYETVSALSVQPKITNSEEILGTKTIENISDFVSIWNSSKRKLILVGVNEANVIEEEIIENFAKDPSVVVLTETTSNLHHPDFINSIDTLITPFDDVDFKELNPDVLITFGGMIVSKRIKGFLRKHKPKEHWHIDTLRAYDTFNALTQHFVMQPNDFFTDLFSKTTYTKSSYAEKIGKIYNFRKIRRNEYLKKIPFSDFKVFEKVIESLPINSQLQISNSSAIRYAQLIHIDPSIEVFCNRGTSGIDGSTSTAIGAAVGSQKQNVFITGDISFLYDSNALWNSFIPKNFKIILINNGGGGIFRILPGHEEKPVFNTYFETSHHLTAEHLAKMYQFDYLTASDTESLETRIDNLYSQNDKPVILEIFTPTVVNDVILKQYFKELV, encoded by the coding sequence ATGATTTACCCCAAAATACCGCTTGCTCAAAGCATTATCGAAATTTGTTTAGCAAAAGGAATTACTAATATTATTATTTCTCCCGGATCAAGAAATGCTCCTCTAACTATTGGTTTTGCACAAAATCCTAACTTTACCTGTTATAGTATTGCAGATGAACGTTGCGCAGCCTTTTTTGCCCTAGGAATTGCACAGCAAACTAAAAAACCTACAGCAATTGTTTGCACTTCAGGTTCTGCGTTATTGAATTATTATCCGGCTGTAGCCGAAGCCTTTTACAGTCAGATTCCATTGATTATAATTTCTGCAGATCGTCCTCAAAGTAAGATAGACATTGGTGACGGACAAACAATTCGTCAGGAAAATGTTTTTCAGAATCATTCGGTTTTTAATGCCAATTTAACAGAAGAAACTTCTGAAGTAAATGATTTAAAAATCAACAAAGCCATAGAAACAGCGATTCTTCAAAAAGGTCCGGTTCATATTAATGCACCTTTTGAAGAACCTTTATACGAGACTGTTTCAGCACTTTCTGTTCAACCAAAAATCACAAATTCAGAAGAAATCCTCGGAACAAAAACTATTGAAAATATATCTGATTTTGTTTCAATCTGGAATTCATCCAAACGTAAACTAATCCTTGTTGGTGTTAATGAAGCTAATGTTATAGAGGAGGAAATTATAGAAAATTTCGCAAAAGATCCGTCTGTTGTAGTGCTGACAGAAACGACTTCAAACCTACATCATCCTGATTTTATTAATAGTATCGATACTTTAATTACGCCGTTTGATGATGTTGATTTTAAAGAGCTTAATCCAGATGTTTTAATAACTTTTGGTGGTATGATTGTATCTAAACGTATAAAAGGATTCTTACGCAAACACAAACCAAAAGAGCATTGGCATATTGACACTTTACGGGCTTACGATACATTTAATGCTTTAACACAGCATTTTGTAATGCAGCCAAATGACTTCTTTACCGATTTGTTTTCAAAAACAACTTATACAAAAAGTAGTTATGCTGAAAAAATTGGTAAAATTTACAATTTTCGTAAAATCAGAAGAAATGAATATCTGAAAAAAATCCCCTTTTCGGATTTTAAGGTTTTCGAAAAAGTCATTGAATCATTGCCTATAAACAGTCAGTTGCAAATTAGTAATAGTTCAGCTATACGTTATGCACAATTAATTCATATCGATCCTTCTATAGAAGTTTTTTGCAATAGAGGAACCAGCGGAATTGACGGCAGTACATCTACAGCAATAGGTGCTGCTGTAGGAAGTCAAAAGCAAAATGTCTTCATTACAGGAGATATTAGTTTCTTGTACGACAGCAATGCTTTATGGAATTCGTTTATCCCAAAAAACTTCAAAATTATTTTGATCAATAATGGAGGAGGAGGAATTTTCAGAATCTTACCAGGTCATGAGGAAAAACCTGTTTTCAATACGTATTTTGAAACTTCACATCATTTAACAGCGGAGCATTTGGCTAAAATGTATCAGTTTGATTATTTGACAGCTTCTGATACGGAATCGTTAGAAACTAGAATTGACAATTTATATTCGCAAAATGACAAACCAGTTATTCTGGAAATTTTTACACCAACTGTAGTAAATGATGTTATTCTAAAACAATATTTTAAAGAGCTGGTTTAA